A stretch of the Cervus canadensis isolate Bull #8, Minnesota chromosome 16, ASM1932006v1, whole genome shotgun sequence genome encodes the following:
- the LOC122454402 gene encoding histone H2B subacrosomal variant has protein sequence MARNTTKNKCCRGHQKAISKKKSHSGIESGHRNYSLYVNRVLKEVVPQKGISSRTMDIMNTMINDMFERISTEACNLMCYRKRCTLTPEDIQKAVYLLLPEKLAKYAVAFGTEAVQRYVRS, from the coding sequence ATGGCCAGAAACACCACCAAGAACAAGTGCTGCAGAGGACACCAAAAAGCAATCTCCAAAAAGAAATCACATTCTGGCATTGAATCTGGCCATAGGAATTACTCACTCTACGTAAACAGGGTCCTAAAAGAAGTGGTTCCCCAGAAGGGCATATCATCTCGTACCATGGACATCATGAACACCATGATCAACGACATGTTTGAGCGCATTTCCACTGAAGCCTGCAACCTAATGTGTTACAGAAAACGCTGTACCCTCACCCCTGAAGACATTCAGAAGGCAGTGTATTTGCTGCTGCCTGAGAAACTGGCTAAGTATGCAGTGGCTTTCGGAACTGAAGCTGTCCAACGATATGTCCGCTCCTAA